A window of Spiroplasma syrphidicola EA-1 contains these coding sequences:
- the gatC gene encoding Asp-tRNA(Asn)/Glu-tRNA(Gln) amidotransferase subunit GatC → MKMTTEQLKQLANDIMLDFGAEELEKLKNEFDVILKQMDLVQKIDTTNVHSMHFPYNLTVDYLREDVEPIAEQQKDILALAPVAEGDYIVINKVVK, encoded by the coding sequence ATGAAGATGACAACAGAACAGTTAAAACAATTAGCAAATGATATTATGCTAGATTTTGGGGCGGAAGAATTAGAGAAATTAAAAAATGAATTTGATGTGATTTTAAAACAAATGGATTTAGTGCAAAAAATTGACACAACAAATGTTCATTCAATGCATTTTCCTTATAATTTAACCGTTGATTATTTACGCGAAGATGTTGAGCCAATTGCTGAACAACAAAAAGATATTTTAGCATTAGCACCAGTTGCAGAAGGGGATTATATTGTAATTAATAAGGTCGTAAAATAG